From the Rhodobium gokarnense genome, the window CGACGTGCTCCTGGAAAGGCCCGGCCGCAAGCCCGGCCAGCTCGCCGGCCGCTCGCCCTGGCTGCAGCCGGTGCAGATCGATGCACCCGCAGACCTCGTCGGCGAGATCGTCACGGCCCGGGTCGATGCCATCGGCTCCAACAGCCTGTTCGCCTCGCTCGTTGCGCCCGCAGCCGTAAGCGCCGGGTCCGCCCGCACCCCCCTCTCAGCGGAGAGCGTTGCTTGACCTCCGATACCCCGACCGCGGTCCCCGGCGACGTTGCCATGGCCGCTTCCGCCTCCGACATGAGCCATGTGGTGCTCGCCTTTGAGGACAACCGGCTGGTCAGCGATCTCTTCGGCCAGTTCGACCAGAACCTTGCCCTCATCGAGCAGCATCTCGGCGTCGACATCATCGCCCGCGGCAACCAGGTGACCATCAAGGGCCACCACGAGGGCTGCGAGCAGGCACGGCATGTGCTCGTCGCGCTCTACCAGCGCCTGCAGGAAGGCCACGAGGTGCATCCGGGCGACGTCGACGGCGCCATCCGCCTCGCCGTCGCCGCCGAGCAGCAGTTGCCGCTGCCGACGCTGGAGCCGAAGGCAAGGCTCAGCTTTGCCCAGGTGGCGACGCGCCGGCGCACGGTGATCGCCCGCTCGCCGGCACAGGACGCCTACCTCCGGGCCATGGACCGCTCCGACCTCGTCTTCGGCACGGGCCCCGCCGGCACCGGCAAGACGTTCCTCGCCGTCGCCTATGCCGCCGCCCTCCTTGAGAGGGGAGATGCCAGCCGGCTGATCCTGTCGCGCCCGGCGGTGGAGGCCGGCGAACGCCTCGGCTTCCTGCCCGGCGACATGAAGGAAAAGGTCGATCCCTATCTGCGCCCGCTCTACGACGCGCTCTACGAGATGATGCCGGCCGAGCGGGTCGATCGCGGCCTGCAGACCGGCATGATCGAGGTCGCCCCGCTCGCCTTCATGCGCGGCCGCACGCTGTCAAACGCGGTCGTCATCCTCGACGAGGCCCAGAACACCTCGACCATGCAGATGAAGATGTTCCTGACCCGGCTCGGCGAGAACTCCAAGATGATCGTCACCGGCGATCCGAGCCAGGTCGACCTGCCGCCGGGCACCACCTCCGGCCTGATCGACGCGCTGAAGGTGCTGCGCGATGTGCCCGGCATCGTCGAGGTGCGGTTCACCGACGTCGACGTCGTCCGCCACGAGCTGGTCGCCCGCATCGTGCGCGCCTATGACGGCGTGTCCCGCCGCGAGGTCGAGGCCCCGGCAACGCCGAAGGAGCCGCGGTGAGCGCAATGACCGCCCCGGCCGCTGAACGCACGCTCCCCTTCGAGATCGCGATCCAGGTCGAGGCCGACGACTGGACGGGCGCCGGCATGCCGGACCTTGACGCGCTCGCCGCCCGCGCCGCCTCGGCGACGACCGCCATCGTCGCCTTGGAGACGGTACCCGGCTCCGAGGTCAGCCTGCTGTTTTGCAACGATGCGACGATCCGCGACCTCAACAATCGGTTTCGCGGCAAGGATAAGGCAACCAACGTGCTGTCGTTCCCCGGCGACGAGCCGTCCGAAGGCCCCATGGGTCCGCTGATCGGCGATATTGCGCTTGCATTCGAGACGATTTGCCGGGAATCGTCGGAACTGGGTATTCCGTTTGACGACCACCTTACCCATTTGATTGTTCACGGTTTGCTGCATCTTTTCGGCTATGATCATATTTTCGACGAGGATGCGGCGGTTATGGAGCCGCTCGAAACGCGGATTCTGGCAACGCTGGGCATTGCAGACCCCTATGCGTCGGCCACTTTTGCAATGGACCAATGAACGACCCCGACCCGCTCCCTATGCCGTCGCGTGAGAGCGACACCGAGCCCGGCAGCCAACCCGACAGTAACGGCGACAAGGACCTCGCACCCGAGCACGGAACCCTGCTCGACGACGGTATCGTCACGCGCCTGCTCGGCATGATCGGCCTGCGCAACAACGGCACCCTGCGCGACAGCATCGAGGAGGCGCTGACCCGCGACGAGGCGGCCGAGGGCCAGTTCTCGCCGGTTGAGCGCCTGCTGCTGCGCAACATCCTCCGGCTCCGCGAGATCCGCATCGAAGACGTCATGGTGCCGCGCGCCGACATCGACGCCGTCGACGAGCAGACGCCGCTCGGCAGCCTGTTGCGCCTGTTCCGCGAATCCGGCCATTCCCGCATGCCGGTCTACTACGAGACGCTGGACGACCCGCGCGGCATCATCCACATCAAGGATCTGATGGCCTATATCACCGAGGCGACCGACGCCGGCGATGCGGAGAACGGCGACAACCAGAAGACCGGCTTCGACCTGGCCAGCCTCGACCTTGGAACGCCGCTGTCCGGCACCGGCCTCGTCCGTTCCGTGCTGTTCGTGCCGCCCTCCATGGGGGCGCTGGAGCTGATGGCCAAGATGCAGGCGAGCCGCATGCAGATGGCCCTCGTCATCGACGAATATGGCGGCACCGACGGCCTGGTATCGCTCGAAGACCTCGTCGAGGAGGTCGTCGGCGAGATTTCCGACGAGCACGACGAGGACGACGACGCCGAGATCGAGGTCGCCGGCGACGGCATCTGGGTCGCCGATGCGCGGCTCTATCTCGACGACGCCATCG encodes:
- a CDS encoding PhoH family protein, translating into MAASASDMSHVVLAFEDNRLVSDLFGQFDQNLALIEQHLGVDIIARGNQVTIKGHHEGCEQARHVLVALYQRLQEGHEVHPGDVDGAIRLAVAAEQQLPLPTLEPKARLSFAQVATRRRTVIARSPAQDAYLRAMDRSDLVFGTGPAGTGKTFLAVAYAAALLERGDASRLILSRPAVEAGERLGFLPGDMKEKVDPYLRPLYDALYEMMPAERVDRGLQTGMIEVAPLAFMRGRTLSNAVVILDEAQNTSTMQMKMFLTRLGENSKMIVTGDPSQVDLPPGTTSGLIDALKVLRDVPGIVEVRFTDVDVVRHELVARIVRAYDGVSRREVEAPATPKEPR
- the ybeY gene encoding rRNA maturation RNase YbeY — translated: MTAPAAERTLPFEIAIQVEADDWTGAGMPDLDALAARAASATTAIVALETVPGSEVSLLFCNDATIRDLNNRFRGKDKATNVLSFPGDEPSEGPMGPLIGDIALAFETICRESSELGIPFDDHLTHLIVHGLLHLFGYDHIFDEDAAVMEPLETRILATLGIADPYASATFAMDQ
- a CDS encoding transporter associated domain-containing protein, whose amino-acid sequence is MNDPDPLPMPSRESDTEPGSQPDSNGDKDLAPEHGTLLDDGIVTRLLGMIGLRNNGTLRDSIEEALTRDEAAEGQFSPVERLLLRNILRLREIRIEDVMVPRADIDAVDEQTPLGSLLRLFRESGHSRMPVYYETLDDPRGIIHIKDLMAYITEATDAGDAENGDNQKTGFDLASLDLGTPLSGTGLVRSVLFVPPSMGALELMAKMQASRMQMALVIDEYGGTDGLVSLEDLVEEVVGEISDEHDEDDDAEIEVAGDGIWVADARLYLDDAIEAIGADFAVEDLAEDVDTLGGLVFTLIGRIPVRGELIASDALPGFEFEVLDADPRRISRLRIYRRRTGEVRRRTRRAEATGQQDA